Proteins from one Bacillota bacterium LX-D genomic window:
- a CDS encoding rod shape-determining protein has product MFGLGMDIGIDLGTASVLVYLKGKGIVLNEPSVVAIDKGTGQLIAVGEEARNMLGRTPGNIVAIRPLREGVIADYDTTEKMLRYFIEKACGRKYIFKPRVMVCIPSGVTGVEERAVREAALQAGAKKAYLIEEPLAAALGAGLDISEPTGSIIVDIGGGTTDIAVLSLGGVVCSRSLRVGGDKFDEAIVRYIRREYNLMIGERTAEELKKTIGTACPSERAEDAEMAIRGRDLISGLPKTVTVKAKETNLAIAEPVEAVVAAVKEVLEITPPELSADIINRGIVMTGGGSLLNGLDVLLQSETSLPVNVAEDAVSCVALGTGKALSMINVLQETGAFSKKVV; this is encoded by the coding sequence ATGTTTGGTTTAGGGATGGACATCGGGATAGACTTAGGCACTGCGAGTGTATTAGTTTATCTGAAGGGTAAAGGAATTGTCCTTAATGAGCCATCTGTTGTAGCAATTGATAAAGGGACGGGACAGCTGATCGCAGTAGGGGAGGAAGCACGCAATATGCTTGGCCGGACTCCGGGAAATATTGTAGCTATTCGCCCTTTACGGGAAGGCGTCATTGCCGATTACGATACAACGGAAAAAATGCTGCGTTATTTCATCGAAAAAGCTTGCGGCAGAAAATATATTTTTAAACCCAGAGTAATGGTTTGTATACCATCTGGAGTGACAGGAGTGGAAGAAAGGGCTGTACGGGAAGCTGCCTTACAGGCAGGAGCAAAAAAGGCATATTTAATAGAAGAACCTTTAGCGGCTGCTTTAGGTGCAGGATTAGATATTTCCGAACCTACAGGCAGCATTATTGTGGATATTGGAGGAGGTACTACGGATATAGCTGTACTTTCCCTGGGAGGCGTAGTTTGTTCCAGATCGCTGCGGGTAGGCGGCGATAAATTCGATGAAGCTATTGTGCGCTATATTCGCCGGGAGTACAACCTAATGATTGGGGAAAGAACTGCTGAGGAACTGAAAAAAACCATTGGCACTGCCTGCCCTTCAGAAAGAGCTGAAGATGCTGAAATGGCCATTCGAGGCAGGGATTTAATTAGTGGGCTGCCCAAAACAGTTACCGTCAAAGCCAAAGAAACAAATTTAGCTATAGCTGAGCCGGTAGAAGCAGTTGTAGCGGCAGTCAAAGAAGTATTAGAAATAACACCGCCGGAACTGTCGGCAGATATTATCAATCGAGGCATTGTCATGACCGGGGGAGGTTCCTTATTAAACGGGCTGGACGTATTGCTCCAGTCGGAAACAAGCTTACCTGTCAATGTAGCCGAAGATGCTGTTTCTTGTGTGGCCCTGGGTACAGGTAAAGCATTATCTATGATTAATGTTTTGCAGGAAACAGGGGCTTTTTCCAAAAAAGTAGTTTAA
- the spoIIID gene encoding sporulation transcriptional regulator SpoIIID: MQDYIRQRVLEISHYIIESNSTVRQAANVFGVSKSTVHKDMTERLPEINEKIYLQVRNVLDQNKAERHLRGGEATRKKFKDVEVS, encoded by the coding sequence ATGCAAGACTATATCCGTCAGAGGGTGCTTGAAATCAGTCATTATATCATTGAATCTAATTCCACAGTCCGTCAGGCTGCCAACGTTTTTGGCGTTAGCAAAAGTACAGTTCATAAGGATATGACGGAGCGGCTGCCGGAAATAAATGAAAAAATTTATCTGCAAGTACGCAATGTCTTAGATCAAAATAAAGCTGAGCGGCATCTACGAGGCGGAGAAGCTACCAGAAAAAAATTCAAAGATGTTGAAGTTTCTTGA
- a CDS encoding S-layer homology domain-containing protein, with the protein MKLRKMKKALYLVVAIAFLFSMVVPTGAFAATTTAQEEAGQRLLNLKVIEGYTDGTLGLDKQITRAEICVILAKASGLGDAADSLKNVPSKFSDVKTGQWYTGWINLAAEQGWVKGDPTGTFRPSDPVQHREIVTMLVKILGYNDNLSGEWPANYLAKARQLGITTGINVDSKAFSVRGDVFTMTSRALDEDVVYFDNEKNDFFEKGVTLLEDKQDLTKIDDAIVTDTGRLNSDLKKDEVTLKYDDSDDDSVTDTYTLLDGDALTYYGQKVDVWVNDDDEIVSITRETKSSDIYFDTLVAGDSDEDTAYLYVADDDYKVADDAQVAVINEDMKTEDWADAFEDLDNAYGMFVKNDDGKIEHVALFDFSIKNGVVDSASADKIAYTINDGTDKKIVTGDYDKVYVYNAKLEPMAITEIKADDVINAVENDDDELFIIDCSDKVEGNLAKASSSSIKVGDASIDKGDAATVSSNDDEDIVYYADALEDEVNDLLDSDVVAIKDLKGELRHLRGAAEATSGTLYGVMRDADRDSVTIYNKDDKEVTYTVEERDDATPYNNFYDDTDNYDMGIPVSYKLTKDGEIKEDTLKVLVQKAADLAELGLADLDNANLLYDEDANILAANGNEINFDEDGFIELNGDSYYVDEETPMMNYDSTDPDFDPEIVKWADISDSTSDVAKLIVVGDESDDADFVVFYNNYDDVSGEDYYYGVILDDAFYNSDEDYGYEMDVVENDDVKDGDIVAKSGITHEKDLKEGTAVKFTLSGNKISGFDEIVTNSSTNATYTVDNIDGKTADLKKSGSTTKAAYRFDSDSVVYALDADGDIDKVKSYDDINDGDQIVIITDEDNSKLIRVALILDEDNVVGNDPTDPTDPQGDITATFSAAAVGKAITVTSDITDAAKYVVYANGTQVSAVKDLGVKTSMDPVKVTTGTVVTVKVLKADGTTVVGTKNFTVQ; encoded by the coding sequence ATGAAGCTAAGAAAAATGAAAAAAGCGCTATACTTAGTTGTAGCAATAGCTTTTCTCTTTAGCATGGTTGTACCGACTGGCGCATTCGCTGCTACTACAACCGCTCAAGAAGAAGCCGGCCAAAGACTGCTTAACCTAAAAGTAATTGAAGGTTATACAGATGGCACACTAGGTTTAGACAAACAAATTACACGTGCAGAAATTTGCGTTATTTTAGCTAAAGCTTCCGGCTTAGGCGACGCAGCAGATTCTTTAAAAAATGTTCCTAGCAAATTTAGCGATGTTAAAACCGGCCAATGGTACACAGGTTGGATTAACCTGGCAGCTGAACAAGGTTGGGTAAAAGGTGATCCTACAGGTACATTCCGTCCTAGCGATCCTGTACAACACAGAGAAATCGTTACTATGTTAGTTAAAATCTTAGGCTACAATGATAACCTTTCCGGTGAATGGCCTGCAAACTATCTTGCAAAAGCAAGACAATTAGGCATCACCACTGGTATCAACGTAGATTCTAAAGCTTTCTCCGTTCGTGGCGATGTATTCACCATGACCAGCAGAGCATTAGATGAAGACGTTGTTTACTTCGATAACGAGAAAAATGACTTCTTTGAAAAAGGTGTTACCCTTTTAGAAGACAAACAAGATTTAACTAAAATTGACGATGCAATCGTAACAGACACTGGCCGCTTAAACAGCGACTTGAAAAAAGATGAAGTAACACTTAAGTATGATGACAGCGATGATGATTCTGTTACCGATACCTACACATTACTCGATGGCGACGCTTTAACCTACTATGGCCAAAAAGTAGACGTTTGGGTTAATGACGATGATGAAATCGTTTCCATTACCAGAGAAACCAAAAGCTCCGATATTTACTTCGATACCTTAGTAGCAGGCGATTCAGATGAAGATACTGCATACCTATATGTTGCAGACGATGATTACAAAGTAGCTGACGATGCTCAAGTAGCTGTAATCAACGAAGATATGAAAACTGAAGACTGGGCAGACGCTTTTGAAGATTTAGATAATGCCTATGGTATGTTCGTTAAGAATGACGACGGAAAAATTGAACACGTTGCTCTTTTTGATTTCTCAATCAAAAATGGAGTTGTAGATTCAGCTTCAGCTGATAAGATTGCTTACACAATTAATGATGGTACAGACAAAAAGATTGTAACCGGCGACTACGATAAAGTTTATGTTTACAATGCAAAATTAGAGCCAATGGCTATTACAGAAATTAAAGCAGATGATGTTATTAATGCTGTAGAAAACGATGACGATGAATTATTCATCATCGATTGCAGCGACAAAGTAGAAGGAAACCTTGCTAAAGCAAGTTCTTCCAGCATCAAAGTTGGAGATGCTTCCATCGATAAAGGTGACGCTGCAACTGTTTCCTCCAACGACGACGAAGATATCGTATACTATGCAGATGCTCTTGAAGACGAAGTTAACGATTTATTAGACAGCGATGTTGTAGCAATTAAAGACTTAAAAGGCGAACTGCGTCATTTACGCGGCGCTGCAGAAGCTACCAGCGGCACCTTATATGGTGTTATGAGAGACGCTGATAGAGATTCTGTAACTATTTACAACAAAGATGACAAAGAAGTAACTTACACAGTAGAAGAACGCGATGATGCAACACCTTATAACAACTTCTACGATGATACTGATAACTACGATATGGGTATTCCGGTTAGCTACAAACTAACTAAAGACGGCGAAATTAAAGAAGATACCTTGAAAGTTTTAGTTCAAAAAGCCGCAGACTTAGCTGAATTAGGTTTGGCTGACTTAGATAATGCTAATTTACTCTACGACGAAGATGCTAATATTCTTGCAGCTAATGGCAATGAAATTAACTTCGACGAAGATGGATTTATTGAGTTAAATGGCGACAGCTACTATGTAGACGAAGAAACACCAATGATGAACTACGATAGCACTGATCCGGACTTTGACCCAGAAATCGTTAAATGGGCTGATATTTCTGACAGCACAAGTGATGTAGCTAAATTGATCGTAGTCGGTGACGAAAGTGACGATGCTGACTTTGTAGTATTCTACAACAATTACGATGACGTTAGCGGCGAAGATTACTACTATGGTGTTATACTTGACGATGCCTTCTACAACAGCGACGAAGATTATGGTTACGAAATGGACGTTGTTGAAAACGATGACGTTAAAGACGGTGACATCGTAGCAAAATCAGGCATTACACATGAAAAAGACTTAAAAGAAGGTACTGCTGTTAAATTTACCTTAAGCGGCAACAAGATCTCTGGCTTTGATGAAATTGTAACTAATAGTTCTACAAATGCTACTTACACTGTAGATAACATTGATGGCAAAACTGCAGATCTAAAGAAATCCGGAAGCACAACAAAAGCTGCTTACAGATTTGACAGCGATTCAGTTGTCTATGCCTTAGATGCAGACGGCGATATCGATAAAGTTAAATCTTACGACGATATCAACGATGGCGATCAAATCGTTATCATCACTGACGAAGATAATTCCAAATTAATCAGAGTTGCATTAATCCTTGATGAGGATAATGTTGTTGGTAATGATCCAACAGATCCGACAGACCCACAAGGCGACATCACTGCTACATTTAGTGCCGCAGCTGTAGGTAAAGCTATTACTGTTACTTCTGATATTACAGATGCTGCAAAATATGTAGTATATGCTAATGGAACTCAGGTTAGTGCAGTTAAAGATTTAGGTGTAAAAACCTCTATGGATCCTGTAAAAGTAACAACTGGCACTGTAGTTACTGTTAAAGTTTTGAAAGCTGACGGTACAACAGTAGTTGGTACAAAAAACTTTACAGTACAATAA
- a CDS encoding WecB/TagA/CpsF family glycosyltransferase codes for MRVEILGTKIDKVTMDEALEKISSFIAEGTPRQVVTLNAEIIYRAQSEEKLKFLINNADLVTPDGAGVVWAARKLGTPLPERVTGIDLLQEIVEKASIYNWKLYFFGAAPTVAETAAKKLQQKYQNLNKNLKIVGTSHGFISSNEMPALLAEINEVKPDVLFVALGAPRQEYWIQKYMAQLKVPVCIGVGGSLDVIAGKVKRAPKIFQKLKLEWLYRLIKEPWRYKRMLALPKFMLKILQETKRKQRTT; via the coding sequence ATGAGAGTTGAAATTCTTGGAACCAAAATAGATAAAGTAACCATGGATGAAGCTTTGGAAAAAATAAGCTCCTTCATTGCTGAGGGCACTCCCCGCCAAGTAGTAACTCTCAATGCGGAGATTATATACCGGGCCCAAAGTGAAGAAAAACTTAAATTTTTAATCAACAATGCAGATTTAGTTACTCCCGATGGAGCTGGAGTAGTTTGGGCAGCCAGGAAACTTGGCACACCTCTTCCTGAAAGAGTAACCGGGATAGATTTACTGCAGGAAATTGTGGAAAAAGCTAGTATATATAACTGGAAACTTTATTTTTTTGGAGCTGCGCCAACCGTTGCTGAAACTGCAGCTAAGAAATTGCAGCAAAAATACCAAAATTTAAACAAAAACTTAAAAATAGTTGGAACATCCCACGGCTTTATTTCGTCTAATGAAATGCCAGCTCTTTTGGCAGAAATTAATGAAGTAAAACCCGACGTTCTCTTTGTAGCCCTTGGTGCCCCCAGACAAGAATACTGGATACAAAAGTACATGGCCCAATTAAAAGTACCCGTTTGCATAGGGGTAGGAGGCAGCCTGGACGTCATCGCCGGGAAAGTCAAAAGAGCACCAAAGATTTTCCAAAAACTTAAGCTGGAATGGCTCTACCGCCTCATCAAAGAACCCTGGCGCTATAAAAGAATGTTAGCATTGCCGAAATTTATGTTAAAAATTTTGCAAGAAACCAAACGCAAACAGCGTACTACATAG
- a CDS encoding Ig-like domain-containing protein: MKSKKLLLAGMTTAFVLSSSVAAFAALPNGSIVLGNKAYDGDALVNVALFNEISQAYKDADYTFNYKGYTGQWVNDLNEAINASSIPAVTLKKGDGTTESYAAGDGDVVTDPTQEELKVESVSAINAAEIQVVFGTKVNKTSAETALNYTATLPGALALGTPKLQDDGKTVIIPITGGTLAVGSSYKVNVKNVLDTNYNKIAEFTDTLKLFSDITGPSVVKAELTSANKVRVWFNEPVAATFTVKIDGQSVVGALTASTTAGKYYVDTPVVSGALLAPGTHTVTLYNVADIVSGTPNTQSVLTTTYTATADTTAPSVTSIEADTANTFYVTFSEPIASVADANLVIKKGNFTFPAARVAETQDLVADPTGATWLITLTAADTDNPLFATGENSVNLSVKVTGYKDASNLLGADYNGSVTLSKDLTGPTIESPVLNTVNAGAKTITLQFNEDIDAAVTAGLITVKKDGITIPVAEAVRSGTDKVVITLDPDHTVTPGTYTVELAAGAVKDLSLNNNAAITTTAEYTGAATALVIAADNDGIVGNQSIGINSAEPNVLTINFGEDMEDSAAVLANYKLDGNAFPAGTTIGFYGNKQTVKITLPAAYFPANTTGLVKIDPTVKSKAGKIVAASVNPTVAVEAMITNFTDNVKPTLDDAKLFVSSSTATTTDKIKLYFSEDLNTVLGAVDLNKDFKVTVNGVEQTVTVVDTVPGDDVLMLQTGAVFNVSQPVVVTVSGVDTINTSVDVKDIAGNKLTTGTTLNVTAKEVDSITAGDSASVAADKAALNLTYSGTGNLVLPATGANGSTITWNSNTPAIINNAGVVTRSTADNTDDVVVMTATITKGSVTDTKTFNITVPEGLVPTVASAASNSTTTVELTLDEALAGTTADPAAFTVVKDPAGTPSNLTVSSVAVSGTTVTITLDAGTPIANGDVIEVTYAATGTTDLQDAKGNVVANFAGQSVTNNN; encoded by the coding sequence ATGAAGAGTAAGAAATTATTGTTAGCTGGCATGACCACTGCATTCGTTCTTAGCTCAAGTGTTGCCGCATTCGCAGCTCTCCCTAACGGCTCAATTGTCCTGGGCAATAAAGCCTATGACGGGGATGCCTTGGTTAACGTGGCTTTATTTAACGAAATTAGCCAAGCTTATAAAGATGCCGATTATACATTCAATTACAAAGGCTATACGGGCCAGTGGGTTAATGATTTAAATGAGGCTATCAACGCTAGCTCCATACCAGCAGTTACGCTGAAAAAAGGCGATGGTACAACTGAAAGTTATGCTGCTGGCGATGGCGATGTAGTTACAGACCCAACCCAAGAAGAATTAAAAGTTGAATCGGTAAGTGCTATTAACGCTGCTGAAATTCAAGTAGTGTTCGGTACAAAAGTCAACAAGACTTCAGCAGAAACTGCACTCAACTACACTGCAACACTTCCAGGCGCTTTGGCTCTTGGAACTCCAAAACTTCAAGATGATGGTAAAACAGTTATTATTCCAATCACAGGTGGTACCCTTGCAGTTGGTAGTTCTTACAAAGTAAACGTGAAAAATGTACTTGACACCAACTACAACAAAATTGCTGAATTCACAGATACTCTGAAACTGTTCAGCGATATTACTGGTCCTTCTGTAGTAAAAGCTGAACTGACTTCTGCAAATAAAGTCCGTGTTTGGTTCAATGAACCAGTAGCAGCAACTTTCACTGTTAAGATCGACGGACAATCAGTTGTAGGTGCATTGACAGCTTCCACAACAGCTGGAAAATACTACGTTGATACTCCTGTTGTATCCGGCGCTCTGTTGGCTCCTGGTACCCATACAGTAACACTGTACAATGTAGCTGACATAGTATCTGGTACACCTAACACTCAATCAGTGTTGACTACTACCTATACTGCAACTGCTGATACTACTGCACCAAGTGTTACTTCTATTGAGGCAGACACTGCAAATACATTCTATGTAACTTTTAGTGAGCCAATTGCGAGTGTAGCTGACGCTAACTTGGTAATTAAGAAAGGCAACTTCACTTTCCCAGCTGCGCGCGTAGCTGAAACCCAAGACCTTGTAGCAGATCCTACAGGTGCAACATGGTTGATTACCTTGACTGCTGCTGATACTGACAACCCTCTCTTTGCAACTGGCGAAAACAGCGTAAATCTTTCTGTTAAAGTAACTGGTTATAAAGATGCAAGCAACTTGTTGGGTGCTGACTATAATGGAAGTGTAACTCTCTCTAAAGATCTTACTGGTCCAACTATTGAGTCTCCAGTCCTCAATACAGTTAATGCAGGTGCTAAAACTATCACTCTTCAATTCAACGAGGATATTGATGCAGCTGTAACTGCGGGTCTGATTACAGTTAAGAAAGATGGAATTACAATTCCAGTTGCAGAAGCAGTTCGTTCTGGAACAGACAAAGTTGTGATTACACTTGATCCAGATCATACTGTAACTCCAGGAACTTACACTGTAGAGTTAGCAGCAGGAGCAGTTAAGGATTTGTCTCTGAATAACAATGCAGCTATTACTACCACTGCTGAATACACTGGAGCTGCAACAGCACTCGTAATTGCGGCTGATAATGATGGTATTGTTGGAAACCAAAGCATTGGTATCAACTCTGCAGAACCAAACGTATTGACTATCAACTTTGGTGAAGATATGGAAGATAGCGCGGCTGTTCTCGCTAACTACAAGCTTGATGGCAATGCTTTCCCAGCAGGAACTACAATTGGTTTCTATGGTAACAAGCAAACTGTGAAGATTACTCTTCCAGCAGCTTACTTCCCAGCGAACACCACTGGATTAGTAAAAATTGATCCAACTGTGAAATCTAAAGCTGGTAAAATTGTTGCAGCTTCTGTAAACCCAACTGTAGCTGTAGAAGCAATGATTACCAATTTCACTGATAATGTGAAACCTACATTGGATGACGCAAAACTGTTTGTTTCTAGCAGCACCGCTACTACAACAGACAAAATCAAATTGTATTTCTCCGAAGATCTGAACACCGTTCTTGGAGCAGTAGATCTTAACAAAGACTTTAAAGTAACTGTTAACGGTGTTGAGCAAACAGTAACTGTGGTAGATACTGTACCTGGTGATGATGTACTGATGCTTCAAACTGGAGCAGTGTTCAACGTTAGCCAACCAGTTGTTGTAACTGTTTCTGGTGTTGACACGATTAACACTTCCGTAGACGTGAAAGACATTGCCGGTAACAAGCTTACAACTGGTACTACTCTGAACGTGACTGCGAAAGAAGTAGATAGCATCACAGCTGGAGATTCCGCTTCAGTAGCTGCCGATAAAGCGGCTCTGAATCTGACATACTCTGGTACAGGCAACCTGGTTCTCCCAGCAACAGGAGCTAACGGTTCCACAATCACTTGGAACTCTAATACTCCAGCAATCATTAACAACGCTGGTGTAGTAACTCGTAGCACTGCAGATAACACTGATGATGTTGTAGTTATGACTGCAACTATCACAAAAGGTTCTGTAACTGATACAAAAACATTCAACATCACAGTTCCTGAAGGTCTGGTACCGACTGTAGCTTCCGCTGCATCTAACTCGACAACTACAGTTGAACTGACTTTGGATGAAGCATTGGCTGGCACTACTGCGGATCCTGCTGCATTTACTGTAGTAAAAGATCCTGCAGGTACGCCTTCTAACCTTACAGTATCCAGTGTCGCTGTATCTGGAACTACGGTAACTATCACTTTGGATGCTGGAACTCCAATTGCAAATGGTGATGTTATTGAAGTAACTTATGCTGCAACTGGTACAACTGATTTGCAAGATGCAAAAGGCAACGTAGTTGCTAACTTTGCAGGCCAATCTGTAACTAATAATAACTAA
- a CDS encoding copper amine oxidase N-terminal domain-containing protein — protein sequence MNAKQFIITALGVVLIGYTAGTALADQPAPGSSNDPLVTKSYVDKYINDNIGSLEKEVQSLKAKVAQLEGQLGTGSGSNPGTPVNSGQTAVLKIGSKTATIGSKTVQLDTAPFIVQNTTMLPFAFVGQVLGANVGWVKETKTVTFQTSSTKIELKIGSKTATVNGRTVQTDVAPSIVNNRTLVPLRFVSANLGATVEWNSAAKTIKITP from the coding sequence ATGAATGCCAAGCAGTTTATCATAACTGCCCTGGGAGTAGTCCTCATTGGCTATACAGCAGGTACAGCCCTAGCTGATCAACCGGCCCCGGGCAGCAGTAATGATCCTTTAGTTACCAAGAGCTATGTGGATAAATATATTAATGATAATATCGGAAGTTTAGAAAAAGAAGTGCAGTCCCTCAAAGCCAAAGTTGCTCAATTAGAAGGGCAGCTGGGTACAGGTTCCGGCTCAAATCCAGGTACACCTGTTAACAGCGGCCAAACTGCTGTTTTAAAAATTGGCAGTAAGACTGCCACCATTGGCTCCAAAACAGTACAGCTAGATACCGCACCTTTCATTGTGCAAAATACCACTATGCTGCCTTTTGCCTTTGTTGGTCAAGTATTAGGAGCAAATGTGGGTTGGGTAAAAGAAACAAAAACTGTTACCTTCCAAACATCCTCCACTAAAATAGAATTGAAAATTGGTTCTAAAACAGCTACAGTCAACGGCCGGACAGTGCAAACGGATGTGGCCCCCAGCATTGTCAATAACAGGACTCTGGTCCCCTTGCGCTTTGTTTCTGCAAACTTAGGAGCAACTGTAGAGTGGAACAGCGCTGCTAAAACTATCAAAATAACACCCTAA
- a CDS encoding LCP family protein codes for MGNRTNQDYWYTDGVPKRRKKKKKKRAAFSVFLLFFLAFGACAFAGYKASELGLTDWLKSQEPSAVADENPEMKGKLNVLLLGVDQREKENARADTIMVAFLDLEKSQVSIISVPRDTYADIPGYRSQKINHSHALGGPELTAEAVSDLLGVQIDKYVEVNFENFEKIIDTMGGVTIDVEKRMVRRADGIDLQPGVQKLNGKDALAYVRYRSDGDDTTRIKRQQKFMKEVASEAMSLNTVFRLPKLVGEINDSVKTNLTTKEMLSLGNSLRKCDASTIQTSMLPGTPKYIGGISYWLPDEEEVADLVDLYSGNATATAEDTDTSLSDNIQ; via the coding sequence ATGGGAAATCGAACTAATCAAGATTATTGGTATACAGATGGTGTTCCAAAAAGACGTAAAAAAAAGAAAAAGAAGCGAGCAGCGTTTTCTGTTTTCCTCCTTTTCTTTTTAGCTTTTGGGGCCTGCGCTTTTGCCGGCTATAAAGCCTCGGAACTAGGACTGACAGATTGGCTGAAAAGCCAAGAGCCCAGCGCCGTAGCCGATGAAAACCCGGAGATGAAAGGTAAACTAAATGTTCTCTTACTAGGCGTAGACCAAAGGGAAAAGGAAAATGCCCGAGCCGATACAATTATGGTGGCTTTTCTGGATTTAGAAAAATCCCAAGTCAGCATTATTTCCGTACCTCGAGATACCTATGCTGATATTCCGGGCTACCGCAGCCAAAAAATTAATCACTCCCACGCTTTGGGAGGCCCGGAACTAACAGCAGAAGCAGTCAGCGACCTTTTAGGTGTGCAAATCGACAAGTATGTAGAAGTAAATTTTGAAAACTTTGAAAAAATTATTGATACTATGGGCGGAGTAACAATTGACGTAGAGAAAAGAATGGTGCGCAGAGCAGACGGCATCGACTTGCAGCCGGGCGTGCAAAAGCTGAACGGCAAGGATGCCTTAGCCTATGTCCGCTACCGCAGCGATGGCGACGATACTACCCGGATTAAACGTCAGCAGAAATTCATGAAAGAAGTAGCATCAGAAGCTATGAGCCTCAATACCGTTTTCAGGCTGCCTAAACTAGTTGGTGAAATAAATGACAGTGTTAAAACAAATTTAACTACTAAAGAAATGCTCTCTTTAGGTAATTCTTTACGAAAATGTGATGCTTCAACTATCCAAACATCAATGCTTCCCGGCACACCTAAATATATAGGAGGCATTAGCTACTGGCTGCCCGATGAAGAAGAAGTTGCAGACTTAGTTGACCTTTACTCCGGTAATGCCACAGCGACAGCAGAAGATACAGACACATCTTTATCAGATAATATTCAGTAA
- a CDS encoding M23 family metallopeptidase codes for MFKLQKFKEKKITNLKFPQLNSLKQQPPFFILAAGIFIFGLLIGLAFDFQTKNTTQVVLKGSAGERVKENVAESMTGGTKEAQESSKEGSPESTSQSIAEKTQETPENTRPKEAAFDPAAMRCPLNGEILQSYGVSYSKSYGDYRLHSGLDIKGAPGAEVVAAYAGTVQKVQQLSGGGQEITLLHDQNWKTVYSSLNTNLTEGTSVPKGAIVGYLNGNNPKEENLQPHLHFELSNNGQPVDPNKYLR; via the coding sequence ATGTTTAAATTGCAAAAGTTTAAGGAAAAGAAAATAACCAATTTAAAATTTCCCCAATTAAATTCCCTAAAGCAGCAACCGCCCTTTTTTATACTGGCAGCGGGAATATTTATTTTTGGCTTGCTCATTGGTTTGGCTTTTGATTTCCAGACTAAAAATACAACCCAGGTAGTTTTAAAGGGAAGTGCCGGGGAAAGGGTAAAAGAAAATGTTGCAGAAAGTATGACTGGAGGTACTAAGGAAGCACAAGAAAGCTCCAAAGAAGGCTCCCCAGAGAGCACTAGTCAAAGTATAGCAGAAAAAACCCAAGAAACTCCGGAAAATACCCGGCCAAAAGAAGCTGCCTTTGACCCTGCTGCCATGCGCTGTCCTTTAAATGGAGAAATTCTTCAATCCTACGGAGTAAGCTATTCTAAATCCTACGGAGATTACCGTTTGCATTCGGGTTTAGATATTAAAGGAGCTCCGGGGGCAGAAGTTGTGGCCGCCTATGCAGGAACTGTACAAAAAGTACAGCAGCTTTCCGGGGGAGGGCAAGAGATTACATTGCTCCACGACCAAAATTGGAAAACTGTTTACAGCTCCCTGAATACGAACCTAACGGAAGGAACCAGTGTCCCAAAAGGAGCAATCGTAGGCTACTTAAATGGAAATAATCCCAAAGAGGAAAATTTGCAGCCTCATTTGCATTTTGAACTATCCAACAATGGACAGCCTGTTGATCCCAATAAGTATTTACGTTAA